In a single window of the Olivibacter sp. SDN3 genome:
- a CDS encoding DUF2147 domain-containing protein: protein MKKILFALIFCIISLHAFSQGDDIVGKWQNPSGEGRIEISKEGDNFFGKLYWLKEPNDENGQPKKDSKNPDKEKQSRPIQGLQILQGFVDKGKGSYEDGTIYDPKSGKTYSCKMTLKDQNKLDIRGYVGVSLLGRTETWTRVKE from the coding sequence ATGAAAAAAATTCTGTTTGCTTTGATTTTTTGTATAATATCCTTACATGCATTTTCGCAAGGTGATGATATAGTCGGTAAGTGGCAAAATCCTAGTGGTGAAGGGAGAATTGAAATCTCAAAAGAAGGAGATAATTTTTTCGGAAAGCTATACTGGCTTAAAGAACCAAATGATGAAAATGGACAGCCAAAAAAGGATTCCAAGAATCCAGATAAGGAAAAACAATCTAGGCCTATTCAAGGCCTGCAAATTTTGCAAGGCTTTGTAGATAAAGGAAAAGGTTCTTATGAAGATGGTACAATATACGACCCTAAATCTGGAAAGACCTATAGTTGTAAAATGACGTTAAAAGATCAAAATAAATTGGACATAAGAGGTTATGTAGGTGTAAGCTTACTTGGAAGAACAGAAACGTGGACGAGAGTTAA